The following proteins come from a genomic window of Acinetobacter sp. SAAs474:
- a CDS encoding IS3 family transposase (programmed frameshift), with product MSSKRYPEEFKIEAVKQVTEKGHSVAEVATRLGTTTHSLYAWIKRYDPQQPKTIESNDPSAELAKLKKELQRVTEERDILKKGRGVLRKPVQMRYAFIQDNQHIWPVRRLCSTLDVHHSGYYAWLKQPTSETARKRQQLSELIKQFWLESGGVYGYRKIHYDLKDVGESCGINRVHRLMKADGLKSQRGYRKPRAHAGTPAVIAANSLNRQFNPTQPNQLWVTDITYIRTHEGWLYLAVVIDLFSRLVVGWSMKSRITTDLVLDALLMALWRRNPKNKVLIHSDQGSQYTSHEWQTFLKHHNLESSMSRRGNCHDNAVAESFFQLLKRERIKKKIYVTRTEARSDIFEYIEMFYNSKRRHGSNGQRSPLDYEKAHQKMVMCV from the exons ATGAGCAGTAAACGATATCCTGAAGAATTCAAAATTGAAGCAGTAAAACAGGTCACTGAGAAAGGTCATAGTGTGGCCGAGGTTGCTACGCGTTTAGGAACCACCACCCATAGTTTGTATGCTTGGATTAAACGTTATGATCCACAGCAGCCCAAGACGATAGAGTCTAATGATCCAAGTGCAGAATTAGCAAAGTTAAAAAAAGAGCTGCAACGGGTTACTGAAGAAAGGGACATATTAAAAAAGG GCCGCGGTGTACTTCGCAAGCCAGTCCAAATGAGGTACGCCTTTATTCAGGACAATCAGCACATATGGCCTGTTCGTCGTTTATGTTCAACATTAGATGTTCACCACAGTGGTTATTACGCATGGTTAAAGCAACCCACTAGTGAAACTGCAAGGAAACGGCAACAGCTTTCAGAACTGATTAAACAATTCTGGCTGGAATCTGGCGGAGTCTATGGCTATCGCAAGATTCACTATGATTTGAAAGATGTTGGCGAAAGTTGCGGGATCAATCGAGTACATCGACTGATGAAAGCAGATGGTCTTAAATCACAGCGTGGTTATCGTAAACCTAGAGCTCACGCTGGTACTCCAGCGGTCATTGCCGCAAACAGCTTAAATCGACAGTTTAATCCAACTCAGCCGAACCAATTATGGGTGACGGACATTACCTATATCCGTACACATGAAGGGTGGTTGTATCTTGCAGTTGTGATTGATCTATTTTCACGTCTTGTTGTTGGTTGGTCTATGAAATCCAGAATCACGACAGATTTGGTTTTAGATGCGTTATTGATGGCTTTGTGGCGAAGAAATCCAAAGAACAAAGTCCTAATTCATTCTGATCAAGGTAGCCAATATACCAGCCATGAATGGCAGACATTTCTCAAGCATCATAATCTTGAAAGTAGTATGAGTCGTAGAGGTAATTGCCATGACAATGCTGTTGCAGAAAGCTTCTTCCAGCTATTAAAGCGGGAACGAATTAAAAAGAAAATCTATGTAACTAGAACTGAAGCAAGATCCGATATCTTTGAATATATAGAGATGTTCTATAATTCAAAACGCAGACATGGTTCCAATGGTCAACGTTCTCCATTAGATTATGAAAAGGCCCATCAAAAGATGGTTATGTGTGTCTAG
- a CDS encoding IS110 family transposase, whose protein sequence is MIMLGIDVSKTKIDCCIFPQGLTGKRKNKIFTNTESGFGSLLKWLITLKIEPDQVTAIMEATSVYHENLGYYLYDAGVKVCVANPSRVRAFAKGMSMLNKTDKADSEALSRYGYTAKLIIWQPEPENVRLLKALLGRRDVYLGSLLQEKNRLEKAQSTHTSVVVIKLFEENIEYLNQQLEHIDKLINNHIDQDPTLKQDLKLLQTIPSIGERSGLLLLGLFHSHKFEKASQAAAYVGLVPVHQLSGSSVNKQSHLSKAGDSKIRSVLYMSALTAIKYNPHIEALYQRLLSQGKNKMCALGAAMRKLIHLCYGVLKHQTAYQRDYLVVE, encoded by the coding sequence ATGATTATGCTAGGTATTGATGTCAGTAAAACCAAAATAGATTGTTGCATTTTCCCTCAAGGTTTGACTGGAAAAAGAAAAAATAAAATATTTACTAATACAGAAAGTGGCTTTGGCAGTCTGCTCAAATGGCTCATCACTCTTAAAATTGAACCTGATCAAGTGACAGCAATCATGGAAGCGACTTCGGTTTATCATGAGAATTTGGGATATTATCTATATGATGCAGGTGTAAAGGTTTGTGTGGCTAATCCTTCACGAGTAAGAGCCTTTGCCAAAGGCATGTCCATGCTAAATAAAACGGATAAAGCTGATAGTGAAGCTCTTTCACGTTATGGTTACACCGCAAAGTTAATCATATGGCAGCCTGAACCTGAAAATGTCAGATTATTAAAAGCTTTACTAGGCAGACGAGATGTCTATCTAGGTAGTCTATTGCAGGAAAAGAATCGACTTGAAAAGGCGCAGTCCACTCATACCTCCGTTGTTGTGATTAAATTATTTGAAGAGAATATTGAGTATTTAAATCAGCAACTTGAACATATTGATAAGTTAATAAATAATCACATAGATCAAGATCCAACATTGAAACAGGATTTGAAATTACTGCAAACTATTCCTTCAATCGGTGAACGATCAGGCTTATTACTGTTGGGGTTATTTCATTCGCACAAGTTTGAAAAAGCAAGTCAAGCTGCTGCATATGTAGGTTTGGTTCCAGTACATCAGTTGTCTGGCAGTTCAGTCAACAAGCAAAGTCACTTATCAAAAGCAGGTGACAGTAAAATACGCTCAGTATTGTATATGTCGGCATTAACAGCGATTAAATATAATCCACACATTGAAGCTTTATATCAACGATTATTAAGCCAGGGTAAAAATAAAATGTGTGCTTTAGGTGCTGCAATGCGCAAGCTTATACATCTGTGTTATGGCGTTTTAAAACATCAGACTGCCTATCAAAGAGATTATTTAGTGGTCGAATAA
- a CDS encoding helix-turn-helix transcriptional regulator — MTELSIKIGHLIRNRRKELKITQESLALQCGIDRSYLGRIERGEVNITVEKLYEIANTLEVDIRGLLP; from the coding sequence ATGACAGAATTATCTATCAAAATTGGCCATTTAATCCGCAATCGAAGAAAAGAACTAAAAATCACACAAGAGTCCCTCGCACTTCAATGTGGTATTGATCGCAGTTATCTTGGACGAATTGAACGAGGTGAAGTAAATATCACAGTCGAAAAACTATATGAAATTGCTAATACATTAGAAGTTGATATAAGAGGCCTACTACCTTAG
- a CDS encoding caspase family protein, with protein sequence MNKIIAIAIDEYSNEPVKNLSNCLNDINSIIGILTSEYVYDSDNSEITLFAEPQQTTLSFLYKSLNQEFFNALESDSILIIHAGHGEYNDHLKTGYWCCSDSQFDDPTTWFDINILLSFFANSKAKHIALISDSCFSGSIFNRNRGGGENALTGKKSIQALTSGGLEKVSDGSANDNSPFNKAIQLTLKTNEFEFLSFNQFCESTIKFFSPNRIQTPQFGSLNIQGDEGGTYAFKKRLKIYNDDLSYENSTLALEIDNRINITSNINVPFFLDNKNFDSKFINTFIQKLGYEIINDIRIYASEDIDYLVERSSDYPFEVDLMYSIDRLDQDYLSISFSRNEYFGTMHPNHYIYSINFRLKPFVLQVGLYDVFKINNTDQLKYLINKFSEDECKEIISRHVDEQNIYELDFSFNEQTLFLYFINHLPHACKACGVVEIPLSEVKFK encoded by the coding sequence GTGAATAAAATAATAGCTATTGCGATAGATGAATATAGTAATGAGCCTGTAAAAAACTTAAGTAATTGTCTAAATGATATAAATAGCATAATTGGCATTCTTACTTCTGAATACGTATATGATTCTGATAACTCTGAAATTACACTTTTTGCTGAACCTCAGCAAACTACTCTTTCTTTCCTCTATAAAAGCTTAAATCAAGAATTTTTTAACGCATTAGAATCTGACTCAATTTTGATAATTCATGCTGGTCACGGTGAATACAATGATCATTTGAAAACAGGATATTGGTGCTGTTCAGATAGCCAATTTGATGATCCTACAACATGGTTTGATATCAATATTTTACTTTCTTTTTTTGCTAACTCTAAAGCAAAACATATTGCTTTGATTTCTGATAGCTGCTTTTCTGGTTCAATTTTCAATCGTAATAGAGGCGGCGGCGAAAACGCATTAACTGGTAAAAAGTCTATACAAGCTCTCACTTCGGGTGGATTAGAAAAAGTTAGCGATGGAAGTGCTAATGACAACAGCCCTTTTAATAAAGCAATTCAATTAACATTAAAAACAAATGAGTTTGAATTTCTGAGTTTTAACCAATTCTGTGAGTCAACAATTAAATTTTTTTCACCTAATCGAATTCAAACCCCTCAATTTGGTTCACTAAATATACAAGGTGATGAAGGTGGAACATATGCATTCAAGAAAAGATTAAAAATATACAATGATGATTTATCATATGAAAATTCAACTCTAGCTCTTGAAATAGATAATCGAATAAATATAACTAGTAATATCAACGTCCCATTTTTTTTAGATAACAAAAACTTTGACTCAAAATTTATCAATACATTTATTCAAAAATTAGGTTATGAAATTATTAATGATATTCGTATTTATGCTTCTGAAGATATTGATTACTTAGTAGAGAGAAGTTCTGATTATCCATTTGAAGTTGATTTAATGTATTCAATAGATAGACTAGACCAAGACTATTTAAGTATATCTTTTTCGCGAAATGAGTACTTTGGGACTATGCACCCAAATCACTATATATATTCCATTAACTTTAGGCTGAAGCCTTTTGTTCTTCAAGTTGGTTTATATGATGTTTTCAAAATAAATAATACTGATCAATTAAAATATTTAATTAATAAATTTTCAGAAGATGAATGTAAGGAGATAATATCAAGGCACGTAGATGAGCAAAACATATATGAATTAGATTTCTCCTTTAATGAACAAACATTATTTCTATATTTTATTAATCACTTACCTCATGCATGCAAAGCATGTGGAGTTGTTGAGATTCCATTAAGTGAAGTAAAATTTAAATAA
- a CDS encoding tyrosine-type recombinase/integrase produces the protein MSNKKTHITLSFVKGLIKQLSDPYADEALKDSKQYCFDIPSGKQLFFRDLKLIGFAIRATRHSLVYTVEKKMPNGVPCRVTIGDHGIFTPETARQKATEYLLEMSQGINPNDKKEQLRQKASQGRLNYQQIPTLIDAYKHYIEARTELKPNTVAVYDRDMSLYLKDWHHLKITDVTMQMVIDKHAEISKTNKSHANITLKLFSAVYNYHRKRLICNDQPIIKEFSPVAILYRNDLFNKLKPRKTYINSEQQTDWIKAIVDSTWRGQIYANEYGYLNQDFLLTFVLTGLRRSEIEQLVWANVDLKFGTLKIINPKNGNDLLLPLGNILLHIFNQRKKYSNGCKYVFPASNNQTHVKDRRHVRNKISETTGIPFTFHDLRRTFTSIANRCGIGMYTVKALINHSYQEDSDITADYTQIDARDLRDAMNKIENHILSEEVKSRILARKYVVKKPNRMRI, from the coding sequence ACCCTTTCATTTGTTAAAGGTCTCATTAAACAACTAAGTGATCCTTATGCAGATGAAGCCCTTAAGGATTCCAAACAATACTGTTTTGATATTCCAAGTGGGAAACAACTTTTTTTTCGTGATCTTAAACTGATTGGATTTGCTATCAGAGCGACTCGCCACTCTCTTGTATATACTGTTGAAAAGAAAATGCCAAATGGTGTTCCCTGCCGTGTCACTATCGGAGATCATGGTATTTTTACACCAGAAACTGCTAGACAGAAAGCAACCGAATATCTCCTTGAAATGTCCCAGGGAATAAACCCAAACGATAAAAAAGAACAACTACGCCAAAAAGCCTCCCAGGGGCGATTAAATTATCAGCAAATCCCAACTTTGATAGATGCTTATAAACACTACATAGAAGCTAGAACAGAGCTAAAGCCAAATACAGTTGCTGTGTATGACAGAGATATGAGCTTGTACTTAAAAGATTGGCATCATTTAAAAATTACAGATGTAACGATGCAAATGGTCATAGATAAGCATGCTGAAATTTCAAAAACCAATAAATCTCATGCAAATATTACGCTTAAATTATTTTCAGCTGTTTATAATTATCATCGCAAGAGATTGATTTGTAATGATCAACCAATTATTAAAGAATTTAGCCCAGTTGCGATTCTTTATAGAAATGATCTATTTAATAAGCTAAAACCAAGAAAAACCTATATTAATAGTGAACAACAAACCGACTGGATAAAAGCGATTGTTGACAGCACATGGCGTGGTCAAATATATGCTAATGAATATGGTTATTTGAACCAAGATTTTCTTTTGACTTTCGTACTCACTGGATTGAGACGTAGCGAAATTGAGCAACTCGTTTGGGCTAATGTTGACCTAAAATTTGGAACTTTAAAAATTATTAATCCTAAAAATGGCAATGATTTACTTTTACCTTTAGGAAATATATTACTTCATATATTCAACCAGCGAAAAAAGTATTCCAATGGCTGTAAATATGTTTTCCCAGCATCAAATAATCAAACTCATGTAAAAGATCGGAGACATGTTCGCAATAAGATTTCTGAAACTACAGGAATTCCCTTCACATTTCATGATTTGAGACGTACTTTTACTTCTATTGCCAATCGTTGTGGAATTGGAATGTATACTGTTAAAGCTTTGATTAACCACTCCTATCAAGAAGATTCAGATATAACGGCTGACTATACTCAAATAGATGCTAGAGATTTGAGAGATGCTATGAATAAAATTGAAAATCATATTCTTTCGGAAGAAGTTAAAAGTAGGATTTTGGCTCGAAAGTATGTGGTTAAAAAACCAAATAGAATGCGTATATAG